The Xiphias gladius isolate SHS-SW01 ecotype Sanya breed wild chromosome 9, ASM1685928v1, whole genome shotgun sequence genome window below encodes:
- the LOC120794162 gene encoding cGMP-dependent protein kinase 1 isoform X2 yields the protein MKLCTMGPGKVFGELAILYNCTRTATVRTLTHVKLWAIDRQCFQTIMMRTGLIKHAEYMDFLKSVPTFQGLPEETLSKLADVMEETHYEDGEYIIRQGARGDTFFIISKGKVNVTQEDSANQEPVHLRELARGDWFGERALQGEDVRTANVVAAETVTCLVIDRDSFKHLIGGLDDVSNKGYEDAEAKAKYEAENSFFSSLKLNDFNIIDTLGVGGFGRVELVQLKSEEAKTFAMKILKKRHIIDTRQQEHIRSEKHIMTEAHSDFIVRLYRTFKDSKYLYMLMEACLGGELWTILRDRGSFEDSTTRFYTACVVEAFAYLHAKGIIYRDLKPENLILDSRGYAKLVDFGFAKKIGFCKKTWTFCGTPEYVAPEIILNKGHDISADYWSLGILMFELLTGSPPFSGPDPMKTYNIILRGIDMIEFPKKITKNAANLIKKLCRDNPSERLGNLKNGVKDIQKHKWFEGFNWEGLRKGTLTPPIIPDVSSPTDTSNFDSFPEDTDEPPPDDNTGWDYDF from the exons ATGAAGCTGTGTACCATGGGACCGGGCAAAGTGTTCGGAGAGCTGGCCATCCTCTACAACTGCACCAGGACGGCTACTGTCAGGA CTCTGACCCACGTGAAGCTGTGGGCGATCGACCGTCAGTGCTTCCAGACCATCATGATGAGAACCGGACTCATCAAACACGCGGAGTACATGGACTTCCTCAAGAG TGTTCCCACCTTCCAGGGTCTTCCAGAGGAAACTCTCAGTAAACTGGCCGACGTCATGGAGGAG ACTCATTATGAAGATGGGGAGTACATCATCCGACAGGGGGCCAGAGGCGACACCTTCTTCATCATCAGCAAAGGAAAG GTGAACGTGACCCAGGAGGACTCAGCTAATCAGGAACCGGTACACCTCAGAGAGCTCGCCAGGGGAGACTGGTTTGGAGAGAGAGCGCTACAGGG GGAGGACGTCAGGACGGCCAACGTCGTCGCTGCCGAGACCGTCACCTGCCTGGTTATCGACCGAGA ctccttCAAGCATCTGATTGGTGGATTAGACGACGTCTCAAATAAAGGTTACGAGGACGCCGAAGCCAAAGCCAA atatGAGGCAGAGAACTCCTTCTTCTCCAGCCTGAAGCTGAACGACTTCAACATCATCGACACGCTGGGAGTCGGCGGCTTCGGACGCGTCGAGCTG gTGCAGTTGAAGAGCGAGGAGGCGAAGACGTTCGCCATGAAGATCCTGAAGAAACGTCACATCATCGACACGAGGCAACAGGAGCACATCCGCTCTGAGAAACACATCATGACCGAGGCGCACTCCGACTTCATTGTCAG GTTGTACCGGACGTTTAAAGACAGTAAATATCTGTACATGCTGATGGAGGCCTGTCTGGGAGGAGAGCTGTGGACCATACTGAGAGACAG GGGTTCGTTTGAGGATTCAACCACCAGGTTCTACACGGCCTGTGTGGTCGAAGCCTTCGCCTACCTGCACGCCAAAGGTATCATATACAGGGACCTGAAACCTGAAAACCTAATACTGGACAGCCGGGGATACGCCAagctg GTGGACTTTGGATTCGCCAAGAAGATCGGTTTCTGTAAGAAGACGTGGACGTTCTGCGGGACGCCGGAGTACGTCGCTCCAGAGATCATCCTCAACAAGGGTCATGACATCTCAGCAGACTACTGGTCTCTGGGCATCCTGATGTTCGAGCTGCTGACCGGCAG TCCTCCGTTCTCAGGTCCAGATCCGATGAAAACCTACAACATCATTCTGAGAGGAATCGACATGATCGAGTTCCCCAAGAAGATCACCAAGAACGCCGCCAACCTCATCAAGAAGCTCTGCAG AGATAATCCTTCAGAGAGACTTGGAAACCTGAAAAACGGGGTCAAAGACATCCAGAAGCACAA GTGGTTTGAAGGTTTTAACTGGGAGGGTCTGAGGAAAGGAACTCTGACTCCACCCATCATACCTGAT GTTTCCTCTCCAACTGACACCAGTAACTTCGACAGTTTCCCTGAAGACACAGACGAACCGCCGCCTGATGACAACACTGGATGGGACTATGACTTTTAA
- the LOC120794162 gene encoding cGMP-dependent protein kinase 1 isoform X3 — MRELLPVPARQQRESLTSLPAPPTSSFSFPITSFSIQTSRKFPFFRVVKCCRYEAENSFFSSLKLNDFNIIDTLGVGGFGRVELVQLKSEEAKTFAMKILKKRHIIDTRQQEHIRSEKHIMTEAHSDFIVRLYRTFKDSKYLYMLMEACLGGELWTILRDRGSFEDSTTRFYTACVVEAFAYLHAKGIIYRDLKPENLILDSRGYAKLVDFGFAKKIGFCKKTWTFCGTPEYVAPEIILNKGHDISADYWSLGILMFELLTGSPPFSGPDPMKTYNIILRGIDMIEFPKKITKNAANLIKKLCRDNPSERLGNLKNGVKDIQKHKWFEGFNWEGLRKGTLTPPIIPDVSSPTDTSNFDSFPEDTDEPPPDDNTGWDYDF; from the exons ATGAGGGAGTTGCTTCCCGTCCCAGCGAGGCAGCAGAGGGAGAGTCTCACCAGTCTCCCTgctcctcccacctcctccttctccttccccatCACCTCCTTCTCCATTCAAACCTCCAGGAAGTTCCCGTTTTTCCGTGTGGTCAAATGCTGCAG atatGAGGCAGAGAACTCCTTCTTCTCCAGCCTGAAGCTGAACGACTTCAACATCATCGACACGCTGGGAGTCGGCGGCTTCGGACGCGTCGAGCTG gTGCAGTTGAAGAGCGAGGAGGCGAAGACGTTCGCCATGAAGATCCTGAAGAAACGTCACATCATCGACACGAGGCAACAGGAGCACATCCGCTCTGAGAAACACATCATGACCGAGGCGCACTCCGACTTCATTGTCAG GTTGTACCGGACGTTTAAAGACAGTAAATATCTGTACATGCTGATGGAGGCCTGTCTGGGAGGAGAGCTGTGGACCATACTGAGAGACAG GGGTTCGTTTGAGGATTCAACCACCAGGTTCTACACGGCCTGTGTGGTCGAAGCCTTCGCCTACCTGCACGCCAAAGGTATCATATACAGGGACCTGAAACCTGAAAACCTAATACTGGACAGCCGGGGATACGCCAagctg GTGGACTTTGGATTCGCCAAGAAGATCGGTTTCTGTAAGAAGACGTGGACGTTCTGCGGGACGCCGGAGTACGTCGCTCCAGAGATCATCCTCAACAAGGGTCATGACATCTCAGCAGACTACTGGTCTCTGGGCATCCTGATGTTCGAGCTGCTGACCGGCAG TCCTCCGTTCTCAGGTCCAGATCCGATGAAAACCTACAACATCATTCTGAGAGGAATCGACATGATCGAGTTCCCCAAGAAGATCACCAAGAACGCCGCCAACCTCATCAAGAAGCTCTGCAG AGATAATCCTTCAGAGAGACTTGGAAACCTGAAAAACGGGGTCAAAGACATCCAGAAGCACAA GTGGTTTGAAGGTTTTAACTGGGAGGGTCTGAGGAAAGGAACTCTGACTCCACCCATCATACCTGAT GTTTCCTCTCCAACTGACACCAGTAACTTCGACAGTTTCCCTGAAGACACAGACGAACCGCCGCCTGATGACAACACTGGATGGGACTATGACTTTTAA
- the LOC120794162 gene encoding cGMP-dependent protein kinase 1 isoform X4 has protein sequence MKILKKRHIIDTRQQEHIRSEKHIMTEAHSDFIVRLYRTFKDSKYLYMLMEACLGGELWTILRDRGSFEDSTTRFYTACVVEAFAYLHAKGIIYRDLKPENLILDSRGYAKLVDFGFAKKIGFCKKTWTFCGTPEYVAPEIILNKGHDISADYWSLGILMFELLTGSPPFSGPDPMKTYNIILRGIDMIEFPKKITKNAANLIKKLCRDNPSERLGNLKNGVKDIQKHKWFEGFNWEGLRKGTLTPPIIPDVSSPTDTSNFDSFPEDTDEPPPDDNTGWDYDF, from the exons ATGAAGATCCTGAAGAAACGTCACATCATCGACACGAGGCAACAGGAGCACATCCGCTCTGAGAAACACATCATGACCGAGGCGCACTCCGACTTCATTGTCAG GTTGTACCGGACGTTTAAAGACAGTAAATATCTGTACATGCTGATGGAGGCCTGTCTGGGAGGAGAGCTGTGGACCATACTGAGAGACAG GGGTTCGTTTGAGGATTCAACCACCAGGTTCTACACGGCCTGTGTGGTCGAAGCCTTCGCCTACCTGCACGCCAAAGGTATCATATACAGGGACCTGAAACCTGAAAACCTAATACTGGACAGCCGGGGATACGCCAagctg GTGGACTTTGGATTCGCCAAGAAGATCGGTTTCTGTAAGAAGACGTGGACGTTCTGCGGGACGCCGGAGTACGTCGCTCCAGAGATCATCCTCAACAAGGGTCATGACATCTCAGCAGACTACTGGTCTCTGGGCATCCTGATGTTCGAGCTGCTGACCGGCAG TCCTCCGTTCTCAGGTCCAGATCCGATGAAAACCTACAACATCATTCTGAGAGGAATCGACATGATCGAGTTCCCCAAGAAGATCACCAAGAACGCCGCCAACCTCATCAAGAAGCTCTGCAG AGATAATCCTTCAGAGAGACTTGGAAACCTGAAAAACGGGGTCAAAGACATCCAGAAGCACAA GTGGTTTGAAGGTTTTAACTGGGAGGGTCTGAGGAAAGGAACTCTGACTCCACCCATCATACCTGAT GTTTCCTCTCCAACTGACACCAGTAACTTCGACAGTTTCCCTGAAGACACAGACGAACCGCCGCCTGATGACAACACTGGATGGGACTATGACTTTTAA